In Gloeocapsa sp. PCC 73106, a single genomic region encodes these proteins:
- the trxA gene encoding thioredoxin: protein MSGATPVTDETFKEQVLDSDVPVLVDFWAPWCGPCRMVAPVVDEIAEQYDGQVKVVKVNTDENPNTATQYGIRSIPTLIIFKGGQKVDTVVGAVPKTTLANTIEKYL from the coding sequence ATGTCAGGAGCTACTCCGGTTACAGATGAAACTTTTAAAGAACAAGTATTAGACAGTGATGTACCTGTTCTGGTTGACTTTTGGGCCCCTTGGTGTGGTCCTTGTCGGATGGTTGCACCTGTGGTAGATGAAATTGCTGAACAATACGACGGACAAGTGAAAGTAGTAAAGGTTAACACTGATGAAAACCCAAATACTGCTACTCAATATGGCATTCGTAGTATACCAACTTTAATCATTTTTAAAGGAGGTCAAAAAGTAGATACGGTAGTTGGGGCTGTACCCAAGACTACTTTAGCAAACACAATAGAAAAATACTTATAG
- a CDS encoding LOG family protein, with amino-acid sequence MALSHPENNLQSSLTKELIELTEQLSTRKHGKWIQRALSVLLRIAGEEVDRLDWKILATSLEDLENGFQIFYQYRHIRKITIFGSARISPETREYQLAVEFARRITELGFMVLTGGGGGIMQAGNQGAGREQSFGLNINLPFEQEANPYIVNDPKLINFKYFFTRKLFFLRESDAIALFPGGFGTQDEAFETLTLCQTGKYGPVPLVLVDEPGGNYWSLWHKYICNLVDRGLVSLQDTSLYTITDSIDEACQIVCNFYRMYHSSRYVNNLFVMRLNGELTEQHLEQLNQEFADILVKGRIEKSDALPEEQKDETTNLPRIVFYFNQKDLGRLYQMINKINRWYQEIETNPNQGPEWK; translated from the coding sequence ATGGCTCTATCCCATCCAGAAAATAATCTTCAATCATCTTTGACCAAAGAGTTAATCGAACTGACAGAGCAATTGTCTACTCGCAAACATGGTAAATGGATACAAAGGGCTTTATCCGTACTACTAAGAATAGCAGGAGAAGAAGTAGATCGTCTTGACTGGAAAATTCTGGCCACATCTCTAGAAGATTTAGAGAACGGCTTTCAGATATTCTATCAATACCGTCACATTCGCAAGATAACCATTTTTGGCTCAGCTCGTATCTCGCCAGAAACGAGAGAATATCAGTTAGCGGTAGAATTTGCTAGGCGCATCACCGAGTTGGGGTTTATGGTGCTGACAGGGGGGGGAGGTGGTATAATGCAGGCAGGAAACCAAGGAGCAGGTCGAGAACAATCCTTCGGTCTAAATATTAACTTACCCTTTGAACAGGAAGCTAATCCCTACATAGTTAATGACCCAAAATTAATAAATTTTAAGTATTTCTTTACCCGTAAACTGTTTTTCCTAAGGGAAAGTGATGCGATCGCATTGTTTCCTGGGGGTTTTGGTACCCAAGATGAAGCTTTTGAAACTCTAACTCTGTGTCAAACGGGAAAATATGGACCCGTTCCCCTAGTTTTGGTAGATGAACCGGGAGGAAATTATTGGTCTCTCTGGCACAAGTATATTTGTAACTTAGTAGATAGGGGTTTGGTTAGTCTCCAAGATACTAGTCTATACACCATAACTGACAGTATAGATGAGGCTTGTCAAATAGTCTGCAACTTTTACCGGATGTATCACTCTAGTCGTTACGTCAACAACCTGTTCGTGATGCGTCTCAATGGAGAACTTACTGAGCAACATCTAGAACAACTCAATCAAGAATTTGCCGATATTTTGGTTAAGGGAAGGATAGAAAAAAGTGATGCTTTACCAGAAGAACAGAAAGACGAAACGACAAATTTACCTAGGATAGTCTTTTATTTTAATCAAAAAGATTTAGGACGTCTTTATCAGATGATTAATAAAATTAATCGATGGTATCAAGAGATTGAAACGAACCCTAATCAAGGTCCTGAATGGAAATAA
- a CDS encoding CHAD domain-containing protein: protein MTQLLATEAKSFGNWGYLAVDKHFQKIIKHEEAVFRDEDPEELHQMRVGVRRLRSAIAAFAPAIKLPKTAQDQNLGKIGRTLGVLRDLDVLAEAIATQYLPYLPETEQQVLDQGLKFLQKRRHKALKRVQKMIQEDLYQDFKQGLQGWLAQPSYQKLAEIGIQLILPDLLLPEISRLLLHPAWLVGVKIEDTQLNFAENRAQVFYLEAEVLHDLRKEAKRVRYLLELFTQFYGEDYQHYLEDIKNIQGVLGEIQDSFILGEFLTGALKSNWRVEMPTLLSKIQDSREQKYHAWGELQQSFLQPELRKSLHLTLTQPQSE from the coding sequence ATGACTCAATTATTAGCAACAGAAGCCAAAAGTTTTGGAAATTGGGGTTATTTAGCTGTAGATAAGCACTTTCAAAAAATAATTAAGCACGAAGAAGCAGTATTTAGAGATGAAGATCCCGAAGAACTCCACCAAATGCGCGTAGGAGTAAGACGTCTCAGAAGCGCGATCGCCGCGTTTGCACCAGCTATTAAATTGCCCAAAACTGCTCAAGATCAAAACTTAGGTAAAATAGGTCGTACTTTAGGGGTTTTAAGAGATCTGGACGTTTTAGCCGAAGCGATCGCCACTCAATATTTACCCTACTTACCAGAAACCGAACAACAAGTACTAGATCAAGGCTTAAAATTTTTACAAAAACGTCGCCACAAAGCCTTGAAGCGCGTTCAAAAGATGATCCAAGAAGATTTATATCAGGACTTCAAGCAAGGTTTACAGGGATGGTTAGCCCAGCCTAGTTATCAAAAATTGGCAGAGATTGGTATTCAATTAATACTACCTGATTTACTCTTACCCGAGATCAGTAGACTATTGCTCCATCCCGCTTGGTTAGTGGGAGTTAAGATCGAAGATACTCAGTTGAACTTCGCCGAAAATAGAGCACAAGTTTTCTACTTGGAAGCAGAAGTGCTACACGATTTACGCAAAGAAGCCAAGAGAGTTCGCTATTTACTCGAGTTGTTTACTCAGTTTTACGGTGAAGATTATCAGCACTATTTAGAAGATATTAAGAACATTCAAGGCGTTTTAGGGGAAATTCAAGATAGTTTTATTTTGGGAGAATTTCTCACGGGAGCTTTAAAATCGAATTGGCGAGTAGAAATGCCTACGCTCCTTAGTAAAATTCAAGACAGTCGCGAGCAGAAATATCACGCTTGGGGAGAATTACAGCAGAGTTTCCTTCAACCTGAATTGAGAAAATCTTTGCACCTGACTTTAACTCAACCCCAGAGTGAGTGA
- a CDS encoding type II toxin-antitoxin system YhaV family toxin, producing the protein MIINGWRIYFIKKLFDQQRRDLQAQVRQLKQILPPEIYRTHSTVKLYAAIMVAIKEKIPIDPRASHFSLTGALKRYGRVKKMGLPERYRLFFRVLETEEQKAIFILWLGYPRKEGDKNDCYEVFTKMVMRGDFPDSFDALIRDSEE; encoded by the coding sequence TTGATAATTAATGGTTGGCGAATTTACTTCATCAAAAAGCTTTTTGATCAACAGCGTCGCGATTTACAAGCCCAGGTTCGCCAACTAAAACAAATCTTGCCCCCGGAAATATACCGTACCCATTCTACAGTAAAACTATATGCGGCGATTATGGTCGCTATCAAAGAAAAAATACCCATAGATCCCAGAGCAAGTCATTTTTCCTTAACTGGTGCTTTGAAAAGATATGGAAGAGTCAAAAAAATGGGATTACCGGAGCGCTATCGTTTATTTTTTCGGGTTTTGGAGACCGAGGAACAAAAAGCAATTTTTATTCTCTGGTTAGGATATCCACGCAAAGAAGGAGACAAAAATGACTGTTATGAGGTATTCACCAAAATGGTAATGCGGGGTGATTTTCCGGATTCTTTTGACGCTTTAATCCGAGATAGTGAAGAATAA